From Macrobrachium rosenbergii isolate ZJJX-2024 chromosome 22, ASM4041242v1, whole genome shotgun sequence, the proteins below share one genomic window:
- the LOC136850600 gene encoding uncharacterized protein, with protein MPAFNTPKSLVDLSINGLCKSVFHILNQVLDITEKTDAAFHSVENQIGEAFLKGRASKSVGSAKKKLDLSNVRQMVKRCGDITVPFLGYIEDIPYEFSNLIFTKVLNELHFRINGFDEDFDVEENERGHGLKWSYPSRIQVLFRVLVKFLFSHKTFVFNINTFTDGYLELLKNFLLIKEFYKSDDYMSRIEEVNHNGFISAVLTFKTEFSSLTSLSMRHLASGELLWNICCHCPNLWYLDLSGEMFDLQRYCVIEAAAGEFVNALTTKGKRLFKEADFIESLCGLYGNRGECHSKFEGTPVGCYHLRRLLLPNYYWDLSEEAIMVEEMIEILGQLVYLEEVSGVCLYNVLCKLNESRPSKPLMLKLKKFDGTAGGHQLVAVDPKRLSRVKLPYVEEVIFIANVVMKPSALQELFPNLKHLTITPYDSRAYNFDSILPYLSNLVSLDVEFLESLSLGNMCELAKLCRSLKYLSITCPALTGETDETFDTSSMENIAEKNKKVSPFHLRVDKDKKRDYEMKYWDGNKFIVYYYLAKLEAAYKYDKHKADAVIPEFSKLLKLQFFGLKYFDEETLYQIILGVPFLQAFTLVLTLGSSSMIRISDLYIGRLAPHLKRVKDVIIAAERPSEDYYLPLSGETIAHLIHFCQDIRSISRVGDWKMSQTEVEGLNYFMAHENFALRIH; from the coding sequence ATGCCGGCATTTAACACTCCAAAGAGCCTGGTAGACTTATCCATTAATGGCCTGTGTAAGAGCGTTTTTCACATCCTCAATCAGGTTCTTGATATTACAGAGAAGACAGATGCTGCTTTCCATTCAGTTGAAAACCAAATAGGAGAAGCTTTTCTAAAAGGGAGGGCTTCCAAATCAGTTGGgtctgcaaagaaaaaattagactTATCAAATGTTAGACAAATGGTAAAGCGTTGTGGAGACATTACTGTCCCTTTTTTAGGGTATATTGAAGACATACCATATGAATTTAGTAATCTAATTTTTACTAAGGTATTGAATGAGTTGCATTTTAGGATAAATGGTTTTGATGAGGATTTTGatgttgaagaaaatgaaaggggtcATGGTTTAAAATGGAGTTATCCTTCCAGAATACAAGTATTATTTCGTGTCTTGGTAAAGTTCCTCTTTTCACATAAAACATTTGTGTTCAATATCAATACATTTACTGATGGATACTTGGAGCTGTTGAAAAATTTCCTACTCATTAAGGAATTTTATAAGAGTGATGATTATATGTCTCGAATAGAGGAAGTGAATCACAATGGTTTTATAAGTGCAGTCCTCACATTTAAGACTGAATTTTCATCCTTAACCAGTCTTAGTATGAGACACTTAGCTAGTGGAGAATTGTTATGGAATATATGCTGTCATTGTCCTAACCTTTGGTACCTGGATCTTAGTGGGGAGATGTTTGATTTGCAAAGATATTGTGTCATTGAAGCAGCAGCAGGTGAATTTGTAAATGCCTTAACAACGAAAGGTAAGAGACTGTTTAAGGAGGCAGATTTTATTGAGTCATTATGTGGTCTCTATGGTAATCGTGGGGAATGTCACAGCAAATTTGAAGGGACCCCAGTAGGTTGTTACCATTTGAGAAGGCTGCTACTTCCTAATTATTACTGGGATTTAAGTGAAGAGGCCATCATGGTTGAAGAAATGATAGAGATACTTGGCCAGTTGGTATATTTAGAAGAAGTGAGTGGTGTTTGTCTTTATAATGTTTTGTGTAAGTTAAATGAATCAAGACCATCAAAGCCACTGATGTTAAAGCTTAAAAAGTTTGATGGTACAGCTGGAGGCCATCAACTTGTTGCTGTAGATCCAAAACGACTAAGCAGGGTGAAACTACCTTATGTAGAGGAGGTAATTTTCATAGCAAATGTTGTCATGAAGCCATCTGCATTGCAAGAATTGTTTCCTAATTTAAAACACCTGACTATTACTCCATACGATTCAAGAGCTTATAACTTTGATAGTATTCTTCCTTACCTCAGTAACCTGGTTTCATTGGATGTTGAATTTCTTGAGAGTTTATCTCTTGGAAATATGTGTGAACTTGCCAAACTGTGTCGTTCATTGAAGTATCTGTCTATAACATGCCCGGCACTTACTGGCGAGACTGATGAGACCTTTGATACCAGTAGCATGGAAAATattgcagagaaaaataaaaaggtatccCCTTTTCATTTAAGGGTTGACAAGGATAAAAAGAGggattatgaaatgaaatattggGATGGCAATAAGTTTATAGTTTATTACTATCTGGCTAAGTTGGAGGCtgcttataaatatgataaacacAAAGCAGATGCTGTAATTCctgaattttcaaaacttttgaaattGCAGTTCTTTGGTTTGAAATACTTTGATGAAGAGACCCTGTATCAAATTATTCTAGGTGTCCCATTTTTGCAGGCTTTTACACTAGTTTTAACGCTAGGATCCAGCTCCATGATACGAATCAGTGATTTATACATTGGACGGTTGGCACCTCACCTTAAAAgagtgaaagatgttattattgCAGCAGAGAGACCTAGTGAAGATTATTATCTTCCATTGAGTGGTGAAACCATTGCACACTTGATACATTTTTGTCAAGATATTCGATCTATCAGTAGAGTAGGTGACTGGAAAATGTCTCAAACAGAAGTGGAAGGTCTTAACTATTTTATGGCACATGAAAACTTTGCATTAAGAatacattaa